TTTTGTCATAATAGATTGCCCACCAAGCCTCGGGCTTATTACCCTCAATACACTTACGGCGGCTGATTCGATCCTTATCCCGATCCAGTGTGAATATTATGCACTCGAGGGGTTGAGCCAGCTGCTCAGCACCATAAGGATGGTACAGAAACACCTCAATCCCGACCTTGCGATAGAAGGTGTCCTGCTGACCATGTTCGACAAGCGGTTAAGGCTTTCCAGCCAGGTGGCTGACGAAGCAATATCATATTTTGGAGAAAAGGTGTATGACAGCATCATTCCCAGAAATGTCAGGTTGAGCGAATGTCCGAGTTTCGGGATGCCTGTGATCCTCTACGATGTACAGAGTTCGGGAGCTAAAAGCTATCTGAAGCTGGCGACTGAACTGATCGAGAAGCAGAATTCGGGTTCGGCAGAGATAGCTGCCAGTGGGGGAGGTGGATGATTTGAGAAAGAAAGTTCTTGGTCGAGGCTTGGAAGCTCTTATCTCACAAGACCTTAAAGATAGCATTGCGGAGACTGAGCGAGTCCGGGAGATCGAGCTTGGAGAGATAGATCCCAACCCTCACCAGCCGAGGGACCACTTCGACGACAGGCATCTGGATGAGCTGGCCGAATCTATAAAAAAGAATGGTGTACTTCAGCCCGTGGTCGTCAGGAGGGCTGGAGACAGATATCAGCTGATCGTGGGCGAGAGAAGGCTCAGGGCTTCAGGAATTGCCGGAAAGAATACAATTCCTGCCATAGTACGGAATGTCGATGACGATGACGCGCTGAAGCTGGCTCTGTTGGAGAACCTGCAGAGAGAGGATCTTAATCCGATAGAAGAAGCAAGGGGATATATCGCCCTCAGGCAGCGTACCGGATTGTCTGACAAGGAGATAGCAGCAATACTTGGAAAGAACAGAAGTACTGTCGCGAATACTATAAGGCTTCTTAACCTGCCCGCCGAAGTGGTCGGGCTGATCGAGGAAGGTCGTCTCAGGGCGGGCCATGCCAGGGCCATACTCTCGGTCGATGGTGAAAAGGAACAGATAGCGTGGGCTAGAAAGGTCGTTGAGGACGGATTTACGGTGAGAGATATAGAGCTGGCCGTGAAACCGGAAAAGAAGAAAAGGCGCAGGAAAAAGAGTGCAAGCCGTGATCCGGTCCTTGCGGAGTTCGAGGAAAGGCTTGAGACAGTGCTTGGTACAAGGGTGAGGATCCTCCCGAGAAAAAAAGGAGGACTGATCACAATTGAGTTCTTCTCCGACGATGACCTCGAGAGCATCCTGGAGAGGATAGGAGTAGATATCACCCTTTAGGTTCAAGCGGCTCCGGAGTCGCATAGGGCGGAAGATCGGGAATAAGATGGAAAAAGAGACATTCTCCATTATCGTCGTACCTCACGATATCAAAAAGACGAGGACCTACAAGGTCCCCTACAGGACGTTTTATACCGTAACAACGTTTCTTGCGATAGGGCTTGTTGCAATGGTTGTTTTTCTAAGCACTTACGGAAAACTGCTGGTAAAGACGCGGGAGACTCTCATGCTCGAGCGACAGGTGAGAGAGTTGACGGTAAGGAATGAGAAGATAAGCGAGGTCATCCGAAATCTTTCGGAGATACATGCTATGGATCTGAAAGTGAGAGGGATGCTTGGCCTCGATATAGCAGAAGAAGACAGGCGGGCACTTGATAGCACATCACCGGCGGTAACTGCCGGAGAAACACAGCTTGAGAATGAAAAAACACAGATGCTGAGGGCGATACCCAGCTTTTGGCCTGTAAGAGGCTTTATTACAAAAGGTTACAACCTTGGGCGAGGGGAAGGAGACCCCACATATCATCCGGGGATCGACATTGGTGTGGAGCGGGGAGTGCCTGTGCGAGCGGCAGCTTCCGGGGTAGTGATCGATGTGGGGTGGGACGATATCTACGGATATATTGTTCAGATAGACCATGGGTACGGAATAAAAACTCTTTACGGACACAACGACAGGCTGGTAGTAATAAAGGGAGAACGGGTGGGTCGGGGACAGACGATAGCCCACGCTGGAAGCACGGGAAGGAGTACAGCTCCGCACCTGCATTTCGAGGTCACACAGGATAACATCCAGGTGGACCCTTTAAAATACCTTTTAAAATGAGGTCAATAGATGAAAAAAAAGAATCAGATGAAAGGATTCTCAAAATTCACGAAAGAGGGTGAAGAAATGAACGGAGAAGGAAAGATGAATTCAATTATTGGGCAAGGGTGCAAGATCAAAGGTACGATCGATGTCAAGGAAGGTACTCTCAGGGTCGACGGAGAATTTGAGGGGACGATTAATTGTCCGGGAACTCTGGTCGTAGGTAAGGACGGAAAGGTCAATGCCGACGTGAATGTTGCAAGCGCTGTCATAGGCGGGAAGGTAAACGGAAATATAGACGCCAGGGAAAAGATCGAACTGCAGGCCGGGTCAAGGCTCGAAGGCGATATCAAGACTACGAGGCTTGTGATCGATGAAGGTGTGTTTTTCGAGGGCTCCTGCAAGATGAGTCCGGACAACAAAACGGCAACTCCGTCACATGTGCCCGGGAAAGAAGAGGCGCAAAAAGACAAAAAAAGCAATTCGAATGCTTGGGCTAAATAGGAATAGATGCTTAATAACAAGAATGCCGGGTGTCGCAAATGTGCGGAATGTGTTGATGTGACAAGCTGACCGATGCATCAAATTAGATGTGAAGCGCGGACACACAGAGCAATTAGATAATAAGAAGCGGGAGCCCCCGGAGGCTCCCGCTTTCGTGCAGGCTATTCAGATCATTTGATGTTGACCTTTATCTCCTTCGGGATCGCCTTTTCGGTCTTCGGCACGGTGATGTTCAATACGCCGTTTTTGTACTCCGCATCGACTCCTTCCGGCTCGGTATTGTCGGGGAGAGTAAAAGACCTCTCGAAGCTTCCACAGTGTCTTTCGCAAAGATGATAGTTCTTCTCTGTCGCCTTCTCTTCTTTCTTCTTCTCGCCCCTTATCGTGAGGATGTTCTCCTGGACTTCGATGCTGATCTCGTCTTTGTCCCTTCCGGGTATTTCGGCCGATATCTCATAATTGTTCTCATGCTCCTGAATATCGACCCTGGGTGTCCAACCGCGATAGTCAGTGTCAAGCCTCCTTCTGTTCACCAGGAAAAGATTGTTGAAAATATCGTCCATCTCACCCTGAAGGGTCTTGAGGCCCGTCGTTTCCGGGTACCATCTCATCAGTCTCATTCTGCACCTCCACTTTTACTTCTGCCTTTAGATCTTGTTTCCGATTCTTAAGCCTGTTGTCCGGACTTGGTAACAGTCAGGGCATGAGGCGTGCCAGAAAACAGTGTTATAACGCAACACATTATATAACAACAGAATAGAAAGTACTCGGGTATGCCGATCTCGCCGTGGCGAGCGACTGGCTGCCACGCTGCCACAACGCGCTGCCACAATTGACGGCCGTGGCGTGCTGGGGCTGCCAGAATGGCATGTCTTTTATTGTCTGGTATGGCGGAAATGAGAAACCTGACAGACCCGGGATCGTCAATGAAGTTGCGGAAGGCAGGCTGTTAAGGGGCTAAAAGAAAGATAAAGAGGCTGCTGCATCATGCCGAAAAACCAGAAGGAGGATTATAAGGAAAGTTTTCTGACAGACGACAGGAAAAGAAATTAAATGAAGGTAATTAACTACATAATACTCTTTTTGAGTCTTCTCGTTATTCCTGCCATAGAAGGTGAATTAGATATAATAAATAGGACTAACATGATATTAGATGCCGAGAAAAACAATTTGGACCCGAACAGAGATGAGGCCGGGTATATGCTTCTTGAGCATATGGTGGAAGAAGCGAATTATTTTATTCCTGCAGTCGATGATCGATTACAGGGGGGGGACAGGTCCGAAAAAAGCAGAAGTGTTACTCTCTCATCTTCGATAGATCCAGGTCCTTCAATTCCGGGAGTCCGTGATCCTCTATGGGATCAGATGTGGGGGTGGCGTGCTGCGGGGCTCGAGGAGGCTTGGAAGCACGCGACGGGAGAAGGCGTGACTATAGCGATAATAGACACTGGATGCGACCTCGGACATCCCGACCTGGAGAAGTCTTTATGGACAAACGAAATGGAATTTTCGGGACTGCACGGGGTCGATGATGACGGAAATGGGTATATCGATGATCTGCACGGGTATGATTTCGTGTCTGTGTCAGAACAATCGATGGTTGAAGGAGAGGATGGATGGCCTCCGGACGGAGATCCAGGAGATACAAACGGCCATGGCACACATGTAGCGGGAATAATCGGTGCCGTCGCCGGAAACGGACTGGGGATAGAGGGGGTTGCTCCTCGATGCCGGCTGATGATACTTCGAGCGGCCTACACCGACCTGTATGGAGCCGGGGCTCTATCCGGGCATGATGTAGCAGAAGCTATAAGGTATGCAGTCGCTATGGGTGCCGATGTGATTAACATGAGTTTCGGGGGGGGGTATTCTGAAGAGATACACCGGGAGATAATTATTGCGGAGAAGGAAGGCATCGTCCTCGTGTCTTCTGCTGGAAACAACGGGGCTGGATCTGAACTTTTTCCCGCTTCATGTCTT
The sequence above is drawn from the Candidatus Latescibacterota bacterium genome and encodes:
- a CDS encoding AAA family ATPase codes for the protein MGKIIAIANQKGGVGKTTTAVNLSASLGVLEKKVLLVDSDPQANASSGLGVRALEGDKTVYEVLIGEAEAGNVIVNTELMDLLPSHPRLIGAEIELVSQIARERKLKSALMGIRERYDFVIIDCPPSLGLITLNTLTAADSILIPIQCEYYALEGLSQLLSTIRMVQKHLNPDLAIEGVLLTMFDKRLRLSSQVADEAISYFGEKVYDSIIPRNVRLSECPSFGMPVILYDVQSSGAKSYLKLATELIEKQNSGSAEIAASGGGG
- a CDS encoding ParB/RepB/Spo0J family partition protein; its protein translation is MRKKVLGRGLEALISQDLKDSIAETERVREIELGEIDPNPHQPRDHFDDRHLDELAESIKKNGVLQPVVVRRAGDRYQLIVGERRLRASGIAGKNTIPAIVRNVDDDDALKLALLENLQREDLNPIEEARGYIALRQRTGLSDKEIAAILGKNRSTVANTIRLLNLPAEVVGLIEEGRLRAGHARAILSVDGEKEQIAWARKVVEDGFTVRDIELAVKPEKKKRRRKKSASRDPVLAEFEERLETVLGTRVRILPRKKGGLITIEFFSDDDLESILERIGVDITL
- a CDS encoding M23 family metallopeptidase gives rise to the protein MEKETFSIIVVPHDIKKTRTYKVPYRTFYTVTTFLAIGLVAMVVFLSTYGKLLVKTRETLMLERQVRELTVRNEKISEVIRNLSEIHAMDLKVRGMLGLDIAEEDRRALDSTSPAVTAGETQLENEKTQMLRAIPSFWPVRGFITKGYNLGRGEGDPTYHPGIDIGVERGVPVRAAASGVVIDVGWDDIYGYIVQIDHGYGIKTLYGHNDRLVVIKGERVGRGQTIAHAGSTGRSTAPHLHFEVTQDNIQVDPLKYLLK
- a CDS encoding polymer-forming cytoskeletal protein, with protein sequence MKKKNQMKGFSKFTKEGEEMNGEGKMNSIIGQGCKIKGTIDVKEGTLRVDGEFEGTINCPGTLVVGKDGKVNADVNVASAVIGGKVNGNIDAREKIELQAGSRLEGDIKTTRLVIDEGVFFEGSCKMSPDNKTATPSHVPGKEEAQKDKKSNSNAWAK
- a CDS encoding Hsp20/alpha crystallin family protein, translated to MRLMRWYPETTGLKTLQGEMDDIFNNLFLVNRRRLDTDYRGWTPRVDIQEHENNYEISAEIPGRDKDEISIEVQENILTIRGEKKKEEKATEKNYHLCERHCGSFERSFTLPDNTEPEGVDAEYKNGVLNITVPKTEKAIPKEIKVNIK